A single Oceanivirga salmonicida DNA region contains:
- a CDS encoding PTS sugar transporter subunit IIB yields MKILAVCGSGLGSSFMLEMNIKKVIKKLGIEAEVEHSDLASVTEGSADLFVMAKDIAESSSIDKEKIIVLNSIISKEELEVKLVEKLK; encoded by the coding sequence ATGAAAATATTAGCAGTTTGTGGTTCAGGTTTAGGATCAAGTTTTATGTTAGAAATGAACATAAAAAAAGTTATAAAAAAATTAGGGATTGAAGCAGAAGTTGAGCATTCAGATTTAGCGTCAGTAACAGAAGGTAGTGCAGATTTATTTGTTATGGCTAAAGATATAGCAGAAAGTTCATCAATAGACAAAGAGAAAATTATTGTACTAAACAGTATCATTAGTAAAGAAGAATTAGAAGTAAAATTAGTTGAAAAATTGAAATAG